In the Raineyella fluvialis genome, TGACGGGCGCGTTCGCCACCGATCAGCTCGGCGGTGAAGACCAGGTACTTGGTGGCGGCCGGCCCGATCAACCGGACCAGCCGTTCCAGCGGGATCGGCGGATACACCAGCCCCAGGTTCGCCGGCGGTACGCCGAAGCGGGAGGAGAGGCCGGCGATGCGCATGTCGCAGGCGCCCGCCATCAGCACCCCACCCCCGACGCACGAGCCGTTGATCGCCGCGATCGTCGGCTTCGGGCACCGGGCGATGGCCTCATGGGCGAGGGTGGGTCGATCGTTGTCGAGGATCGTGTCGAGCTCGCTGATGTCGGCCCCGGCACAGAAGTGGCCGGCCGCGCCGGTGAGCACCACGACGCGGATGTCGGGGTCGGCAACCACCTGCTCCATCAGGGCGGGCCAGGCGGACCACATCGGCGTCGTCATCGCATTGCGCTTGCGCGGATGGTCGATGGTGATCAGGGCGGTCGCGCCGCGGATGTCCAGGGTCAGTTCGCCGGTCTCGCTCACGGGGCGCATTCTGCTCCGGCTCGGCGGCGGTGGTGGCCGGTTCGCGGCCGCCGCGCCGTGGGACGGCACGACCGTACGCGTCGACGTTCCCGCGGGAACGCCGAGTCCACGTTCCCGCGGGAACGTCCGGCCGTCGCCCGAACGCCTACCAGCGCTCGGCGATCACCTTGTCGTAGACCTCGGAGAACCGCGCCATCCGCTCCGAGTAGTACGCCGTCCGCCGCGGGTGCGGCTCGGCGATCGGGCCCATGTCAGGGGGCGTACGTTCCAGGCCGGGCGCCAGCATCTCCAGCGCCAGCAGCGCGGACCCGTGCAATGTCGCCCGCTTGATCGTCACCGGGGCCACCGGGCGGCCCATCACGTCCGCGAGAATCTGCAGCAGCTCGTGGCGGTCCTGGGTGACGCGGCCCTGGGCGAGGACCCTGACCGCGCCCGGGGCGTGGGTGACGAGCTGGACGGCGATCCGCCGATAGGTGAGGCCGATCCCCTCGACCACCCCTCGATAGAGCTGCACCGGGTCGGTCGTGGCGTGGACGCCGGCCATCAGGGCGGTCGCGTGGGAGGCCCATCCCGTCGACCGCTCGCCGGTGAAGAACGGCAGCACCAGCGGCGTCTCCTCCGACGGTTCGGCCAGCAGCGCCCGGCTGAGCAGCGGTTCGGGGGGCAGGGCGAGGGTGTTGGTGGCCCAGCTGATCGCCCGGCCGACGTCGTTGACGGCACCGCCGAGCAGTGACCGGCGCCGATCGACCCGGTAGCACCACAGTCCGGTCGGCACCTGCTCGACCGGCCCGGAGACCATCACCCGCAGCGCTCCCGACGTGGCCGCCGAGGCGCCGATCGTACGGTTGTCGGTCGCTCCGGCCCCGACACTGGCGCCAAGGCCGTCGGCGATCGCGGGGAACCACAGGGCTCCCTTGAGCGCGGGCCACCGGGCGTCGAGGCGGTTGTCGGCGGCCTCGAGCGGCTGGTCCGGATCCCGCACGGCGGACAGGTGGGAGGCGCTGATGCCGCACAGCGAGAGCATCTCCGCATCCCACTGTCCGGTCCGGCGATCGAGCAGGCCACTCCACGAGGCGGTCGAGGTGGCGACGGCGGTCCGGCCGAGAAGGTGCAGGTGCAGGTACTCACCGAGCGTCACCCAGCGGTCCACCGTGTCGAAGGTCCGCGGGTCGCTCGCCGAGAGCCAGCGCAGCCGGGCGGGCAGGTAGGAGGCGTGCAGCCGCACACCGGTCCGTTCGTGGATGACGTCCTCGTCGACGATGTGCCGCAGCTCGTCGACCTGGCTGCCGGAGCGGGCGTCGGCGTACGTGTAGCAGGGGGTCAGGGCGAGGCCCTGACGGTCGATGCCGATCAGCGAGGAGGCGAAGGAGTCGAGGGCGACACCCTTGATGCGCCCCTTGAGGTCCTTGGTGGCGAGAGCGTCGATGATCTCGATGACTTCGGCGAGGACCTGGTCGGGGTCGATCGTCGACGTGCCGTCCGCCTGCGACGTGAACGAGTGCGGCACCTTGACCCGTTGACCGGCCGGGCGCCCGTGGGCGTCGTAGAGGGACCCGCGGCTCGCCGTGGAGCCGATGTCCACCGCCAGGACCAGCGGGTCGACGGCCTTGGCGAGTTCGGTCTGGAAGCTGCTCCTGGCCATCCTGCCTCCGGGGGATCGTGAGACCCGCGATCGGTCGCAGGCCCTGCGGTCATGGTGTCGTGCCGCGCGGACGTCGCGCCGCACGTGGTCGTCGTGTCTGGTGCGCTTGCGGGCCTCTCCGGGCGCGTCCCAGTGCGCCCGTCCCCCAGCCCGTGCGCTGACAGCCTAGTTCGTCGGTCGCGGAAGATCCGCATGCCCCGCCGGGATGACACGCCACAGGGGCGGGACCCGGTTTCCCGGATCCCGCCCCTGTGCAGGAGACCGTACGGCCCTCAGGTCCTGCGATCAGGCCTCAGGCCTGCTCAGGCTCTCAGGCCTTCATGGTGCCGGTGGACAGCATGCGCTGGTGCCACGAGAGCGCCTGGGACAGGTCGTGCGGGGTGTGCTGGCCGTTGGCGACCTTGACCGCGACGTCGTAGTAGTCCTGCAGCATCGCGCGGTAGTCCGGGTGGGCCACCTTGATCATCTCGGAGACGCGCTGGCGCGGCGACTTGCCGCGCAGGTCCGCGACGCCGTACTCGGTGATGACGAGGTCGGTGTCGTGCTCGGTGTGGTCGACATGCGACACCATCGGGACGATCGCCGAGATCGCACCACCCTTGGCGACGGACGGGCTGACGAAGACGGTCAGCGCCGCGTTGCGGGCGAAGTCGCCCGAGCCGCCGATGCCGTTCTGCATCCGCGAACCCATGATGTGGGTGGAGTTCACGTTGCCGTAGAGGTCGGCCTCGATCATGCCGTTCATGGCGATGACGCCGAGTCGGCGGATGACCTCGGGGTTGTTCGAGACCTCCTGGTTACGCAGGATGATCTTCTCGCGGTAGAACTTCGCGTTGTCGTTCATCTTCGCCGCGTACTCGGGCGACAGGGAGAACGCGGTGGCGGAGGCGACCTCGAGCTTGCCGGCGTCGATCAGGTCGACCATGCCGTCCTGGATCACCTCGGTGTAGGAGGTGAGGTTCTCGAACTGGCCGTGCAGCAGGCCGGCGAGGACCGCGTTGGCGACGTTGCCGACACCGGACTGCATCGCCGGCATCGGGTTGGGCAGGCGGCCGGCCTTCTCCTCGAGGTCGAGGAAGTCCAGCAGGTGGCCGGCGATGGACTTGGAGACGTCGTCCAGCGGCTTGAACGGCGAGTTGCGGTCCGGGGTGTCGTTCTCGACGACGGCGATGACCTTGGCCGGGTCGACGGTCAGGTACTTCGAGCCGGGGCGATCACCGGAGTGGTAGATCGGGATGGCGAAGTCCAGCGGGACCTG is a window encoding:
- a CDS encoding enoyl-CoA hydratase/isomerase family protein; protein product: MSETGELTLDIRGATALITIDHPRKRNAMTTPMWSAWPALMEQVVADPDIRVVVLTGAAGHFCAGADISELDTILDNDRPTLAHEAIARCPKPTIAAINGSCVGGGVLMAGACDMRIAGLSSRFGVPPANLGLVYPPIPLERLVRLIGPAATKYLVFTAELIGGERARHIGFVDELLPDDVVLHRALALADDIAKRSQLSIQATKDLVDRMVDRTLTDERVDAWMAQVAGSPDMAEGVAAFLERRRSHFTWNGAGLAG
- a CDS encoding gluconokinase, coding for MARSSFQTELAKAVDPLVLAVDIGSTASRGSLYDAHGRPAGQRVKVPHSFTSQADGTSTIDPDQVLAEVIEIIDALATKDLKGRIKGVALDSFASSLIGIDRQGLALTPCYTYADARSGSQVDELRHIVDEDVIHERTGVRLHASYLPARLRWLSASDPRTFDTVDRWVTLGEYLHLHLLGRTAVATSTASWSGLLDRRTGQWDAEMLSLCGISASHLSAVRDPDQPLEAADNRLDARWPALKGALWFPAIADGLGASVGAGATDNRTIGASAATSGALRVMVSGPVEQVPTGLWCYRVDRRRSLLGGAVNDVGRAISWATNTLALPPEPLLSRALLAEPSEETPLVLPFFTGERSTGWASHATALMAGVHATTDPVQLYRGVVEGIGLTYRRIAVQLVTHAPGAVRVLAQGRVTQDRHELLQILADVMGRPVAPVTIKRATLHGSALLALEMLAPGLERTPPDMGPIAEPHPRRTAYYSERMARFSEVYDKVIAERW
- a CDS encoding succinate CoA transferase — protein: MGNRIHNAAYQSKVMSAEDAAALVNDGDMIGVSGFTGSGYPKAVPIALAARAKALHAAGTPFRVSLSTGASTAPELDGELADANAVNFRTPYQSDPETRKKINTGEIQYADIHLSHIAPQFRNGFHGRMNLAIIELTAIKADGSLVPSSSIGNNQAWLDIADKVIFEVNSWQSEDLEGMHDILGGIKQVPLDFAIPIYHSGDRPGSKYLTVDPAKVIAVVENDTPDRNSPFKPLDDVSKSIAGHLLDFLDLEEKAGRLPNPMPAMQSGVGNVANAVLAGLLHGQFENLTSYTEVIQDGMVDLIDAGKLEVASATAFSLSPEYAAKMNDNAKFYREKIILRNQEVSNNPEVIRRLGVIAMNGMIEADLYGNVNSTHIMGSRMQNGIGGSGDFARNAALTVFVSPSVAKGGAISAIVPMVSHVDHTEHDTDLVITEYGVADLRGKSPRQRVSEMIKVAHPDYRAMLQDYYDVAVKVANGQHTPHDLSQALSWHQRMLSTGTMKA